From a single Mobula birostris isolate sMobBir1 chromosome 13, sMobBir1.hap1, whole genome shotgun sequence genomic region:
- the LOC140206889 gene encoding uncharacterized protein, which translates to MAHQRVHTGERPFTCWDCGKGFTFSSKLKVHQRVHTGERPFTCSQCGKGFTQASHLLIHQAVHTAERDFTCSNCGKSFLHSSTLQRHRSVHTGQRPFTCSVCGKTFTQSSHLQSHQRVHTGEKPFTCSECGKGFTRSSNLQMHQRVHTGERPFTCSDCGKGFHQSSTLQRHQQVHTGEKPFTCSDCGKGFTRSSSLLEHQSDHSGERPFTCSECGKGFTCSSKLKVHQRVHTGERPFTCHECGKGFTSSSHLKVHQRVHTGERPFTCRECGKGFHRSSNLVTHQQVHTGERPFTCCECGKAFTRSSHLLRHRSVHTG; encoded by the coding sequence atggctcaccagcgagtgcACACCGGGGAGCGACCATTCACCTGctgggactgtgggaagggattcactttttcatctaaactgaaggtacatcaaagagttcacactggagagaggccgttcacctgctcacagtgcgggaagggattcactcaggcgtCTCACCTACTGATACATCAGGcagttcacactgcagagagggatttcacctgctcaaactgtgggaagAGTTTCCTTCActcttccaccctacagagacaccggtcagttcacactgggcagaggccgttcacctgctcagtctgtgggaagacattcactcagtcatcccacctacagagtcaccagcgagttcacactggggagaagccattcacctgctcagaatgtgggaagggattcactcggtcatccaacctacagatgcaccagcgagttcacactggggagagaccgttcacctgctcagactgtgggaaaggattccatcaatcatccaccctacagagacaccagcaagttcacactggggagaagccattcacctgctcagactgtggaaagggattcactcggtcatcctccCTATTGGAACACCAGTCAGATCactctggggagaggccattcacctgctcagaatgtgggaagggattcacttgctcatctaaactgaaggtacatcagcgagttcacactggggagaggccgttcacctgccatgaatgtgggaaaggattcacttcgtcatctcatctgaaggtacaccagcgagttcacactggggagaggccattcacctgccgtgaatgtgggaagggattccatcGATCATCCAATCTAGtgacacaccagcaagttcacactggggagaggccgttcacctgctgtgaatgtgggaaagcaTTCACACGATCATCACATCTactgagacaccggtcagttcacactgggtag